TGCCCGCCTTGCAGCAGGGCTGAACCGCATGATCGACGGCCTGCGCGAGATCGCCCGCCAGAGCGGCGAGGTGACGCAGAATCTCGATGCCGCCGTGGCCGAGATCCGCGCCTCCACCCAGCAGCAGGCCGCAAGCGTTGAAGAGCAGTTTGCCGCCGTGCAGGAAACGGCGGCCACGGTGGACGAGATCACCCATTCCGGTGCCCAGATCAGTAAGCGCGCGCGTGAGGTGATTTCATCAGCGGAGGTGATCGTGCACAGCTCGGCCAGCGGGCTTGAAGCGGTGGAGGAAACCGCGCGCGCCATGGCCCACACCCATGATGGCGCCGAGGCCGTGGCCTCGAACATCGTGGCCCTGTCCGAGCGCACGGAGGCGATCAGCGAGATCATCGCCTCGGTCAATGACCTGTCGGAGCGTTCGCACCTGCTGGCACTCAATGCCGCCATCGAGGCGGCGGCGGCAGGCGAGCATGGCCGCTCGTTCGCCGTGGTGGCCGCCGAGATGAAGATCCTCGCCGACCAGTCGCGCGATGCCACCCAGAACGTGCGCGCCATACTGGGTGACATCCAGCGCGGCATCAACACGTCGGTCATGCTGACGGAGGAGGCGGTCAAGCGCGTCTCGGCGGGCAAGGAGCGCACCGATATCGCCTACCGCACCATCGAGCGCATGACCGGCGGCATCGAGGAAGGGGTGCATGCCTTCCAGCAGATCGTGGCCTCGACCAACCAGCAGCAGATCGGCATCGAGCAGGTCATGACCGCGCTGCAGAGCATCCGCCAGGCCAGCCAGCAGACATCAGGCGGCACGCGCAACCTTGAGGTCTCGGCCAGCAACCTTGGCAAGCTGTCCAAGCAGCTGCTCACCATTTCCGCGCGTTACCGGACCTGACGGCCGGCCCGTGGATAACCTGAGGGATGAATTGCTGGCGGTGTTCGATGCCGAATACCGCGACCATCTGCGCTCCATCCGCGCCATCGTGGCCGCCGGCTGCCCTGATGCGCAGGGCCTTGCGGAAATCTTCCGCCGCGTCCATTCGCTCAAGGGTGCGGCGCGCGCGGTTGAACTGCCGGTGGTCGAGGGCGTGGCCCATGCGCTGGAGAACCGCCTTTCCGCATTGCTCTCGGCCCGTGCGCTGCCCGATGGGGCCGATCTCGCCGCCATTACCGATACGCTTGACGAGATCGACCTGCTCATGACCGCAACGCCCCCGGATGCGCCCGCCGCACCCGATGAAGGGGCGGCGCAGGTGGAAAATCCGGCCTATGTGCAGGTGCCCGTGGCCCGGCTCGATGCGCTGGCCGCAGCCGTGCATGACCTCATGGCGGTCGCCGACCGGCATGAGCGGCTATGGGCGCAGGTGATGGACCTGCTTGGCGATGCGCGGGCCGTCATGCACGCGCCCGAGCGCATGCGCGCCGACCCGGTGGCCGAGTTCGCGCGCATGACGCGCAGGCTGATGGGGGTGGGGCGCGAGCGCGAACTCATGGCGGGCCAGATCGACCGCGCCCTGCTGCGACTGGGCGAGGAAGTGCATGCCGTAACCCTCGTGCCCGCCGAGAGCGTGTTTGGCTCGCTCGCCGCTATGGCCCGGCGTATTGCGCGCGAGCATGGCGGCCCGGAGGCAGGCGTGGAAGTGCACATGACCGGCATGGACGTGCAGACCGAACGCCGCGTGATGCAGGCGCTGCGCGACCCGGTCATTCACCTTGTGCGCAACGCCATCGTGCATGGGCATGAAACCCGCGCCGAGCGGCTGGCGGCAGGCAAGTCGGAAGATCTCAACATCACCATCGCCGTGACCATGACCGGGGTGCGCCTGCAGGTGGCGGTGAGCGATGACGGGCGCGGTCCTGACCTGCGTGCCATCGCCGCCCGCGCGGCAGGGCAGGGGCTGGTCCATGCCGATGCCCCGCTTGATGCGCGGCAGTTGCTCGCGCGCGTGTTCGAGCCGGGTTTTTCCACCCGCGGCGAGGCCGACAGCCTGGCCGGGCGCGGGGTGGGGCTTTCCGTTGTGGCCGAAGCCGCGCGCGCACTCCATGGCAGCGTGCGCATGGAGCAGCGCCAGCCCGCGGGCACCACCGTCATCCTGACCGTACCGGTCTCGCAGCGCCAGCGTACCGTGCTGCTGGTTGAAAACGCGGGTCAGTCCCTCGGCCTGCCGGGTCGGGTGATCCGCCACCTGCTGCGCGTGCGGCGTGACGAGATCCGCCTGGTGGGCGGCATGCCCTTCGCCGTGGTGCCCCATCCGCCCGATAGCGCGGGCGTTACCCGCGAACGGCGCGAGGAGGAGCGGGTGCCGCTCGTGCCGCTGCGGGCCTTTGTGGGCGATGAAAACGCGCCGCTCCCGGTGCGCGATGGCGCGGTGAGCGTGGTGGTGATGGAGGTTGATGGCGTGCGTTGCGGCTTTGCCGTCGAGCGCATGCTCGATGTGCGCACGCTTCTGGTGTCGGACGCCACCGCCGTGGGGCTGGACAGCGAACTCGTGCCCGGCATTGCCTGGCCGCGCGAGGACCAGCCGGTATTCGTGCTCAGCCCCGACCGGCTGTTTGCGCGCTGGCGCGAGCGCGGCAATGGCGGGGGGGCCCGTTTCAGCGATGTGGACAGCGCCGCCCCCGTGGTGGCCGTGCGTCACGCGCCGCTGGTGATGGTGGTTGATGACTCGATCACGACCCGGACATTGCAGAAAACGATCCTCCAGTCCCACGGTTATGACGTGTGCCTTGCGGTGGATGGGGAGGAGGCGCTTGGCATGCTCCAGCAATCCTCGCGGCATGTGGATGTGGTGGTGACGGATGTCGAAATGCCGCGCATGGATGGCCTGGCGCTGCTCGCGGCCATGCAGGGGGATGCGCATCTGGCCCATATTCCCGTCGTGCTCATGACCTCGCGTGATGATGGCGAGGATATCCGTCGCGGCATGGAAGGTGGCGCACGGGCCTACCTGACCAAGCAGCGCTTCGATCAGGGCGAACTGATCGACACCATAAGGGGGCTTTTGTGAAAGCAGCCATCCCCCAGCCCGCCCAGCCGCCAAGGCGCGTGCTGATTGTTGAGGATTCGGCGGTATTGCGCCACCTGCTCATGCGCGTGGTGGCCGATGACCCGCGCCTTGAACTGGCCGAGGCAGTGGAAACGGCGGAGGAGGCCCTGCGCCTCGTGCCGCGCCTGCGGCCGGATGTAATCTCGATGGATATCTGCCTGCCGGGCATGGATGGGCTTGAGGCCACGCGGCAGATCATGGCGCATTTTCCCACCCCCATCGTTATCGTAAGCGATAGGCCGGGCGGGCAGGCTACGCATGTCTCGATGAACGCGCTGCGTTCGGGGGCGCTGTCGGTGATCGAGAAGCCGCAGGGTCTCACGGGCAGCGCGGGTGCTGCCGTGGCACAGGGCATTGCCACCCAGCTCTACATCATGAGCCAGGTGCCGGTCATCCGGCGCAGGCTCATGCAGGCGGAACCCTTTCGCCACAAGGGCATGTGGTCGCGCCCGCTTGCCATTCACCCCCGCATCCTGGCCATGGCCGCCTCTACTGGCGGGCCGACCGCCTTTGCCCGCGTGCTTGGCGACCTGCCGCCCGATTTCGCGCTGCCGGTCGTGCTGGTGCAGCATATGGGGCAGAGCTTCATGGAAGGCTTTGCCCAGTGGCTTGATCAGCAGGTGGCGCTGCCGGTCAGGCTGGCGCAGCATGGCATGCTGCTTGAACGCGGGCAGGTGCTCGTGGCGCCGGGTAACCGGCACATGACGGTTGGCCCGCGCGGCGAGGTGCTGCTGCATGATGCGCCGCCCGTGCAGGGGCAGCGGCCCTCGGCTGACGTGCTGTTTTCCTCCGTGGCAAGGGTTTTTGGCGCTGACGGGCTTGGCGTGCTGCTGACCGGCATGGGCGAGGATGGCGTGGAGGGGCTTGGCCGCATCCGCGCGCGTGGCGGCTACACGGTGGTGGAGGACCGCAGCACCGCCGTCATTCACGGCATGCCCGGCGCGGCCGAGCGCGCGGGGGCTGCTTGCATCAGCCTGCCGGTGCATGAAATCGCCCCCCATATCCTCCGGGCCATGGCGGGCGGCCCGGTTCCCTCCCAAGACCCTCTGGCTGGATAAGACAACCCCATGGTGCTGACCGACCGCGAAGACATTCCCGATACCCTGCTGCTGGTGGAGGATTCGGACACGCAGGCCCTGCGCATCCGCCGCATGCTGGAAAGCCACGGCTTTCACGTCCATCGCGTAGCCAGCGGGGAGGAGGCGCTCGATACGCTCGATGTGCGTCTGCCGGGACTGGTGATTGCCGATTATCACCTGCCGGGCATGAATGGCGGCCAGCTCGCCCGCCAACTGCGCATGAACGCGGTCACGCGCACCATACCGGTGCTGATCCTGACCGAGGGGATCGAGCCGGGGCTGGAGCGCGAAGGGCTGGAAAGCGGGGCGGATGCGTATATCCCCAAATCCTCCGACCCAGCGCTGATCGTCTTTCGCATCCGCGCGCTTTTGCGCGAGCACGCGGCGCATGCGCCCTCGCTTGTGCCGCAGCGCGTGTTCCGCCGCGCGCGCATCATGGTCATTGCCCCCGAGCCCGAACACCGGCGCGCCGTGCCCGAACTGCTCGACCAGCTCCGGCGCGACGGGCATATCGTTACCCTGTGGCATGACCCATCCCGCCTCGTGCCCGCCCTTCTGCACGACCCCGAGCACATGCCTGACTGCGTGGTGATCGACCTCGCGTGCCGCGAGTTTGACGGGCTGGAAGTGTGCCGCAAGCTTGATGAATGGCGGCAGGAGGACCTGCTCTCGGGCAACGTGCCGCCGCGCATACTCGGCGTGGATGGCGCGCCCCGGCCCGATGCGAAGGAGTTCTCGGCCCGCGTGTTCGAGGCGGGGATTGATGATCTCGTCTCGCGCGATGTAGGGCCTGCGGCGCTGGCGCTGCGCATTCGCGTGCTGGTGCGGCGCAAGCTTTTGCAGGATGACGTGCGCCGCATCGAGGTGGAGCGGCAGGCGCGCGAGATCGCGGTCAAGAGCGCGCGCGCGGAGGCGGCGGCCATTGCATCCAAGGCCTCGCTGGCCGAAGCGCTGGAGCAGGCCAACCGCGAACTGGCCGATGCCAACCGCAAGCTGATCGAAACCCAGGGCAAGCTGGTGCAGACCGCCAAAATGGCTTCCTTGGGTGAACTCGTGGCGGGCATCGCGCACGAGATCAACAACCCGCTGGCCTTCATCCTGGCGCACAAGGACACGGTGGCGCGTGGGCTGGACCGGCTCGCAGCGATGGAAGACACCACGACTGACGCCGATCACGACCAGCGCGGCGTCATTCTGGCAAAGTGCCGCGACCGGGTGGGGTCGATGAACATGGGGCTGCGGCGCATCCAGAACCTTGTGCTCAATCTGCGCAAATTCTCGCGGCTTGATGAAGGGCTGTTCCAGATCATCGACGTGCCCGAGGCGCTGGAAACGGTCATGGCGCTGCTGACCCAGAAGCTGGGCAGCGGCATTGCGGTCAAGAGGCAGTATGAGGCGCCTGACCGGCTGTACTGCCAGGCGGCGCTGCTCAATCAGGTCATCATGAATATTATCAGCAATGCGGCGGATGCAATCCTTGCCGCCCAGCATGATGATATGTCTGGTCAGGGCGGCATGGCGGTGGGCGAGATCGGGATCCACACCTACCTCGCCCATAATGACAGCGGGCCTGACAGTTACGTCTTTGTCATTACCGATAGCGGCCCCGGCATAGCACCCGATGTGCAGGAGCGCATTTTCGAGCCGTTCTTCACCACCAAGCCCGTGGGGGCGGGCACGGGGCTGGGGCTGGCCATCGCCTACAGCGTGGTGCAGGCGCATCAGGGCAGCCTGTCGGTGGGGCGGGCGCCGGAGGGTGGGGCGCGCTTCACCATTTCCATACCGTGGCATCCGGAGCAGGGGAGTGAAAGCCTGCCACCAGCCGCCACATCATCCGCGCACAGGGAGAAAACAGGCTCATGAAAACAGATCCCGCCGCGCAGGTGCGCCCCGTTGTACTGCTGGTGGATGACGAGGCGGAAATTCTCGTTGCCCTGACCGACCTGCTGGAAGACACGTTTACCGTCCTGTCCACCACCTCGCCCACCGAGGCGCTGGAGATCCTCTCCACCCGCAACGACGTGGACGTGATCGTGTCCGACCAGCGCATGCCCGAGATGGGCGGCGACGTGATGCTGGCCCGCGCCCGCGCCCATAGCGATGCGCAGGCCATACTGCTTACCGGCTATGCCGATATCGGCGCGGTGGCTGCGGCGCTGAACCAGGGGCGCATCTCGTTCTATTCCCACAAGCCATGGGACCCCGACGCCCTGCGCGCCATGATCGTGCAGGCGGCGGATTACCACCGCCTCGAGCGCGAGCTGCGCACCGAGCGCATGCTGCTGCACGGGCTGCTCGACAACCTGCGCTCGGGCCTTGGCTTCAAGGATGCGCAGGGGCGCTTCATCCGCATCAACCAGCAGGCGGCCGATTTCTATGGCCGCGACATCAATGCCTGCCTTGGCCACACGGAGGAGGAACTGTGCGATGCCGACCTCCTGCCCATCATCCGCGCGGCCAGCGCGCGACTGCGCGCGGAGGGGCGGGATGAGGAAACGCTGGAACTGCCCGCCCATATCCAGGGGGCGGCGCAGGGGCGGTGGCGCGAGATCACGCGCGTGGTGCTTGGCGCGTTGGGCGATGGCTCGGCCAGCTCGGTCGTGATCAACCGCGACATCACCCGCCAGCAGGAAATGGCGGCCCGCCTGCGCCAGGCGGAAAAGATGCAGGCGCTCGGCACGCTGGCAGGCGGCATTGCGCATGACTTCAACAACCTGCTCACCGCCGTTCTCGGCTCGCTCGAACTCGTGCGCGACATGGGACCGGAGGAAGGGCCGATGGCCCGCCTGCTTGATAACGCCGCCGCCGCCGCCCAGCGTGGTGCGTCGCTCACGCGCAGGCTGCTCAATTTCAGTCGCCCGCGCGACCTGAGCCTCGAGCCGGTGGATGTCAACGCCCTGCTACACGGCATGAAGGACCTTCTGGCCCAGACCGTGGTGTCGCGTCAGGGCAAGGGAGCCAACGGGCATCCCTGTTCCATCGTGGTCGATACTGCTGCCTCCGACGGGGTGCTGCCGCCAGTGTGCACCGATGCGGGCCAGCTTGAACTCGCCGTGCTCAACCTGTGCATCAACGCGGTCGATGCCATGCCCGGTGGCGGCATGATCGTGGTTTCCACGGCGCTCAAGCAGGTGAAGGAGATCGTGGCGGGCACCAACCTCGTGCCGGGCAATTACGTGATGGTTTCGGTCACCGATCAGGGGGTGGGCATGTCGCCCGATACGCTGGCGCGGGTGTTCGAGCCGTTCTTCACCACCAAGGATGTGGGGCGCGGCACGGGGCTGGGTCTGTCGATGATCTATGGGTTCATCCGCCATGTGGGCGGCGAGGTGCAGGTGCGCAGCCAGCCCGGCGAGGGCACGCGCGTGGATCTGTGCCTGCCGGTGCAGGGCGGGATCAGGGCGCAGGGCCAGATCCCGCCCGCGGCCAGCCCCCGGCAGGGCAACGAAAGCAGCCGCGCACTGCATGTGATGGTGGTGGATGACGAACCGGGCGTGCGCGCGGTTACAGTGGGTTTTCTGCGCGCGCGGGGGCATGAGGTGCTTGAATATTCCTCCGGCACGGCGGCGGTAAACGCCATGGAGGAAGGGCTCGGCCCGATTGACCTCGTGATCATGGATGTGATGATGCCCGGCATGGGCGGGCTCGAGACGGTGCACCACCTCCAGGCCCTGCGCCCCGGGCTGCGCGTGCTGTACCTGACCGGCTATGCCAGCGCGGGCGCCCTGCCTGCGGGCAGCGCCAATGTCATGCACAAGCCGTTCACGCAGGCGGATCTTGCCGCCCATATCGACCGGATCATGCAGCGCCCGGCTGACTGAAATGCGGCGCGCGCCCGGCGGCGGGCGTGTTGCCCCTTGTTCTGGCGCAGGAAGGTTTTATCTGTAGGATCATGCAAGATCATCATTCCTCATCCCATGACCCGGTCGGGTGGCATGGTACGACCATTCTATGTGTGCGCCGCGGTGGCCGTGTTGCCATGGCGGGCGACGGGCAGGTGACGCTGGGGGCCACCGTGATCAAGGGCAATGCCCGCAAGGTGCGCCGCATCGGGCCGACGGGGCAGATTCTGGCAGGCTTCGCGGGAGCGACGGCAGATGCCTTCACTCTGCTGGAGCGGCTGGAAAACAAGCTCGAGCGCTACCCCAACCAGCTTGAGCGCGCCTGCGTGGAACTGGCCAAGGACTGGCGCACCGACCGCTACCTGCGCCGGCTGGAAGCCATGATGGCCGTGGCCGATGCCGAGCGCTCCTTCACGCTTACGGGCAATGGCGATGTGCTCGAACCCGAGGATGGCATCATCGCCATTGGCTCGGGTGGCAATTACGCGCTCTCGGCCGCGCGCGCCCTGCTGGGCATTGACGGGCTGGGTGCAGAGGAAATTGCCCGCCGGTCGATGAAGATTGCCGGTGATATCTGTGTCTATACCAACCATTCCGTCATTGTGGAGACACTGGGCGCGGATGCGCATGAAGGGGCAGCCTGATGGAAATACCCAATCATACTCCGCGTGAGATTGTCTCCGAACTTGACCGCTTCATCATCGGGCAGGGCGATGCCAAGCGTGCCGTGGCCATTGCGCTGCGTAACCGCTGGCGCCGCGCGCAACTGCCTGATGCCCTGCGCGAGGAGGTGGTGCCCAAGAACATCCTGATGATCGGGCCGACCGGCTGCGGCAAGACCGAGATCGCCCGTCGCCTCGCCAAACTGGCGCAGGCGCCGTTCCTCAAGGTCGAGGCCACCAAATTCACCGAAGTGGGTTATGTGGGCCGCGATGTGGAGAGCATCATCCGTGACCTGATCGAGGTCTCGATCAACATGCTGCGCGACCTGCGGCGCAGGGATGTCGAGGCCAATGCCGGGGAAGCCGCCGAAAAGCTCCTGCTTGATGCGCTGGTGGGCGAGGGCGCATCAGCCGAAACGCGCAACAAGTTCCGCCGCATGC
This is a stretch of genomic DNA from Komagataeibacter xylinus. It encodes these proteins:
- the cheB gene encoding chemotaxis-specific protein-glutamate methyltransferase CheB, whose protein sequence is MKAAIPQPAQPPRRVLIVEDSAVLRHLLMRVVADDPRLELAEAVETAEEALRLVPRLRPDVISMDICLPGMDGLEATRQIMAHFPTPIVIVSDRPGGQATHVSMNALRSGALSVIEKPQGLTGSAGAAVAQGIATQLYIMSQVPVIRRRLMQAEPFRHKGMWSRPLAIHPRILAMAASTGGPTAFARVLGDLPPDFALPVVLVQHMGQSFMEGFAQWLDQQVALPVRLAQHGMLLERGQVLVAPGNRHMTVGPRGEVLLHDAPPVQGQRPSADVLFSSVARVFGADGLGVLLTGMGEDGVEGLGRIRARGGYTVVEDRSTAVIHGMPGAAERAGAACISLPVHEIAPHILRAMAGGPVPSQDPLAG
- a CDS encoding response regulator; protein product: MDNLRDELLAVFDAEYRDHLRSIRAIVAAGCPDAQGLAEIFRRVHSLKGAARAVELPVVEGVAHALENRLSALLSARALPDGADLAAITDTLDEIDLLMTATPPDAPAAPDEGAAQVENPAYVQVPVARLDALAAAVHDLMAVADRHERLWAQVMDLLGDARAVMHAPERMRADPVAEFARMTRRLMGVGRERELMAGQIDRALLRLGEEVHAVTLVPAESVFGSLAAMARRIAREHGGPEAGVEVHMTGMDVQTERRVMQALRDPVIHLVRNAIVHGHETRAERLAAGKSEDLNITIAVTMTGVRLQVAVSDDGRGPDLRAIAARAAGQGLVHADAPLDARQLLARVFEPGFSTRGEADSLAGRGVGLSVVAEAARALHGSVRMEQRQPAGTTVILTVPVSQRQRTVLLVENAGQSLGLPGRVIRHLLRVRRDEIRLVGGMPFAVVPHPPDSAGVTRERREEERVPLVPLRAFVGDENAPLPVRDGAVSVVVMEVDGVRCGFAVERMLDVRTLLVSDATAVGLDSELVPGIAWPREDQPVFVLSPDRLFARWRERGNGGGARFSDVDSAAPVVAVRHAPLVMVVDDSITTRTLQKTILQSHGYDVCLAVDGEEALGMLQQSSRHVDVVVTDVEMPRMDGLALLAAMQGDAHLAHIPVVLMTSRDDGEDIRRGMEGGARAYLTKQRFDQGELIDTIRGLL
- a CDS encoding response regulator, with protein sequence MKTDPAAQVRPVVLLVDDEAEILVALTDLLEDTFTVLSTTSPTEALEILSTRNDVDVIVSDQRMPEMGGDVMLARARAHSDAQAILLTGYADIGAVAAALNQGRISFYSHKPWDPDALRAMIVQAADYHRLERELRTERMLLHGLLDNLRSGLGFKDAQGRFIRINQQAADFYGRDINACLGHTEEELCDADLLPIIRAASARLRAEGRDEETLELPAHIQGAAQGRWREITRVVLGALGDGSASSVVINRDITRQQEMAARLRQAEKMQALGTLAGGIAHDFNNLLTAVLGSLELVRDMGPEEGPMARLLDNAAAAAQRGASLTRRLLNFSRPRDLSLEPVDVNALLHGMKDLLAQTVVSRQGKGANGHPCSIVVDTAASDGVLPPVCTDAGQLELAVLNLCINAVDAMPGGGMIVVSTALKQVKEIVAGTNLVPGNYVMVSVTDQGVGMSPDTLARVFEPFFTTKDVGRGTGLGLSMIYGFIRHVGGEVQVRSQPGEGTRVDLCLPVQGGIRAQGQIPPAASPRQGNESSRALHVMVVDDEPGVRAVTVGFLRARGHEVLEYSSGTAAVNAMEEGLGPIDLVIMDVMMPGMGGLETVHHLQALRPGLRVLYLTGYASAGALPAGSANVMHKPFTQADLAAHIDRIMQRPAD
- a CDS encoding methyl-accepting chemotaxis protein, with protein sequence MTIANRLLFGFMVGVLLMVSLGIYALGQIREVRDEMTIIVTRDLSVYRELTHIRANENDLVARRLAILAHYYAHDFETAPAVLEDAIASWDEKAREADSLLAGVLSRAEEGGRLARSNDQREMFNTVASQLRDISSQFQMDTRGAGLLFQAIRAGNDPSVREQASRIDSREQSIDLLVGRAASLLDHGVQVAETQGAASYDYSRRSLAIGMVVAVVVALIVTFWTRRSIMEPISSIMHVMERVGQGDLATRAKVGGMGEERDEVARLAAGLNRMIDGLREIARQSGEVTQNLDAAVAEIRASTQQQAASVEEQFAAVQETAATVDEITHSGAQISKRAREVISSAEVIVHSSASGLEAVEETARAMAHTHDGAEAVASNIVALSERTEAISEIIASVNDLSERSHLLALNAAIEAAAAGEHGRSFAVVAAEMKILADQSRDATQNVRAILGDIQRGINTSVMLTEEAVKRVSAGKERTDIAYRTIERMTGGIEEGVHAFQQIVASTNQQQIGIEQVMTALQSIRQASQQTSGGTRNLEVSASNLGKLSKQLLTISARYRT
- the hslV gene encoding ATP-dependent protease subunit HslV is translated as MQDHHSSSHDPVGWHGTTILCVRRGGRVAMAGDGQVTLGATVIKGNARKVRRIGPTGQILAGFAGATADAFTLLERLENKLERYPNQLERACVELAKDWRTDRYLRRLEAMMAVADAERSFTLTGNGDVLEPEDGIIAIGSGGNYALSAARALLGIDGLGAEEIARRSMKIAGDICVYTNHSVIVETLGADAHEGAA
- a CDS encoding response regulator, whose product is MVLTDREDIPDTLLLVEDSDTQALRIRRMLESHGFHVHRVASGEEALDTLDVRLPGLVIADYHLPGMNGGQLARQLRMNAVTRTIPVLILTEGIEPGLEREGLESGADAYIPKSSDPALIVFRIRALLREHAAHAPSLVPQRVFRRARIMVIAPEPEHRRAVPELLDQLRRDGHIVTLWHDPSRLVPALLHDPEHMPDCVVIDLACREFDGLEVCRKLDEWRQEDLLSGNVPPRILGVDGAPRPDAKEFSARVFEAGIDDLVSRDVGPAALALRIRVLVRRKLLQDDVRRIEVERQAREIAVKSARAEAAAIASKASLAEALEQANRELADANRKLIETQGKLVQTAKMASLGELVAGIAHEINNPLAFILAHKDTVARGLDRLAAMEDTTTDADHDQRGVILAKCRDRVGSMNMGLRRIQNLVLNLRKFSRLDEGLFQIIDVPEALETVMALLTQKLGSGIAVKRQYEAPDRLYCQAALLNQVIMNIISNAADAILAAQHDDMSGQGGMAVGEIGIHTYLAHNDSGPDSYVFVITDSGPGIAPDVQERIFEPFFTTKPVGAGTGLGLAIAYSVVQAHQGSLSVGRAPEGGARFTISIPWHPEQGSESLPPAATSSAHREKTGS